The Filimonas lacunae genomic sequence AAGATATTTTACCTCCTTTAAAGCCAATGCCACCGCCGGGAGCCGTTTGTCCGGCAATGGTGATATTGCTTTTTACAGAAACAGCCGAAGCCAATGTTACATATCCACTTACATCAAACACTACAATACGGTTAGACTGGCTAACTGCATCTCGGAAAGAGCCGGTGCCTGCATCGGCCAGTGTGGTAACATGGTAAACACTGCCTGCACGGCCGCCTGTAGCGTTGGCGCCAAAGCCCAATGCGCCGGGAAAAGCCAGTTGTGCCTGTAATTGTGTACTGTTGAAAAGAGAAAATAGCATAGCTAATACACCAATGCCGTGTAATCGTTTTTTCATAATAGCAAAAAATTATTAATGATGAATGGTGTTGCTTATAGCAGGAAACATCTATCAGCTTTATTTACAAAGCGATATATGTTATATGACAGGTTAGGTAAGAGAGAAAAGGCCCAAAGACTGGCAGACTATTTCATATACAAGCAACGAACAGGTATAAATATACTCAGGAAACCGGATAATGCAATCGGTTGTTGCATTGTTTTTATGCCAGTGTGTTAACAGTAGTTTCTGCTCTACAAAATGGATGGGTTGGCGGCATATTTCTACAGCTATAACACCATGGATAGGATAGAAAATATGCGGCACGATTCTTTTTAGTATTCAGGTATAAAGCTTTTCGTAGAAGGGGTGGTTTGTGAGAGTGCCTGAGAGTATACCCTTATAACTTGATCCGGGTAATTCCGGCGAAAGGAGAGAAGCAACAAAGGCTCCGGTAACACCGGAGCCTTTTGTATTAACTTAACAATGTCAGTTGGCTTTTCACAATATCATCCAGGCTTTTTTTGTCCATGCCCGATCTGGCAGCTACGCGCATACCCGACAGGGTATTGAACAGCAGGCGTGCCACTGCTCTGGGATTACTTTTGGTAGAAAACTGTCCCGATTCCTGTCCTTTTTTTACAGCCTGGTAAAATGCGTCTTCCATGTCCTGTGCATTGCCATTTACAATGGCCGCTACTTCCGGGTCGGAAGGGGCTAGTTCTACCATGCTATTGATGATAAAACAGCCTTTAGGAATTTCGGGATTACAACTATCGTTGATCACCATTTTAAAAAGCTCCTTAATGGTTTGCGCCGGATTATCCGATTGTTTAATCATTTGCAATGCGGCGCCGCCCATTTTAGTGCGATAGTGCTGTAAGGCTTTTATAAACAGTGTTCTTTTATCGCTGAACGTATCGTATAAGCTGGACCGGCTTAAACCCAGGCTATCTACCAGGTCCTGGGCAGAAGTTCCGTTGTATCCTTTGGACCAGAAGAGGTTTACTGCTTTATCCAGCACTTCATTTTCGTCAAACGCCTTTGATCTTGCCATAACCTTTTATTTCAGTTGCTGCCACAAAGATATTTAATTTGGAATGAATGTTCCGTATTGTGGCAAAAAAAATCAATGTAATACAGTTAAGCCACCATCTGCTATCAACTCTGTACCGGTGATAAAAGCAGCGTCATCAGAAGCCAGGAATCGTACAGTTTTGGCTATTTCTTCGGCCTGTCCAAAACGTTGTAATAATAATTTCTGACCAAGTGCTTCACTAAAGCCGCTCACTTGTTCCTGCGTTAAACCCAGCTTGTTGTATAAAGGAGTAGCAACGGGACCGGGTGATACAGCGTTCACACGTATTTTGCGTGGAGCCAATTCTGTTGCCAGCACCCTGTTAAATGATAAAATAGCGCCTTTGCTTAAAGAGTATACACTGGAATCGGGCATACCTATAGAAGCATTTACAGAAGTGTTGAAGATGACAGAACCGCCATCGCTAAGCAGTGGCAACAATTTTTGTACGGTAAAGTATACGCCTTTTACATTGGCATTTACCACTTTGTCAAAATGCTCTTCTGTGGCAGTGGCAACAGAACTGAATTCGGCCACGCCTGCATTCAAGAACAGGATATCTACTTTACCAAAGCTTTTTTGTAGTTGGGTTGCCAGATTGTCTATATCGCCCGGGTTACTTTGATCGGTGGCGATGCCGGTGGCACCAATTTCTGCAGCTATTGCTTCTACTGACTGTTTGCTACGGCCGGTAATTACTACCTGTGCACCTTGCACTAAAAACTCTTTTGCAGTGGCTAAACCAATACCGCTGGTACCTCCTGTAACTACGGCAACTTTGTTGTTAAGTGTGTTCATTTTGTTTTGTTGTATTGTTATTTGGAATGTTTGTTCCGTAAAGGTAAGTGTAGTGGAATGAATGTTCCAAGTTTATTTTGGAACATTCATTCCTGTTTTATGGAAGATGTTTATTTTTAGTATGTTCTATCACCTGGAACATCACTTGTTTCCGGCGGTACCTACTATTAAGTTGCCGGAACTGGCTAAACGGATAGATGAGGCTTTGCCCGAATTAGAAAAGAAGCAGACCTTTTAGCATATTGGGTTGATTATACTATACTGCGGTGCCGCTGGTTATATACGAATATAGCCAGCAGCAATCCTGTAAATACTACTCCCATACTAAAGGGAAAAATGTATTGCATACCCCAGTGGCTGGCCACAGCGCCAATCATAGGGCCGGTAATACCCAGCGATATATCAATAAACAAACCATAGCCGCCCAATGCTGCGCCTTTGTTAGCAGGCGGAACTCTTTTTACTGCTTCTACGCCCAGGGCTGGAAACACCAGCGAAAAGCCCAAACCGGTAATGCCTGCACCCGCCAATGCGGCAAAAGGGGTACTGGCAAGCCATATCAGTAATAGCCCCACGGTTTCCAGCGAAAGGCAGGCAAGGGCTATGCGCATACCGCCGTATTTGTCTATGGTACTTCCAAACACCACACGGGCCAGGATAAACAACGTGCTGAATACAGAAAGGCAAAGCACAGCATTGGTCCAATTAAGATAAGCGTAATAGAGTGTGATAAAAGTAGAAATAGTACCAAAGCCCACACCACCCAACGCCAGGCAAATGCCATAGACCGACACTTTTTTCAGCACCTGCAAAAATGCTTCGCGTGGAGCATCGGTGTTGCCCTGTAATGGCTTTTTACTTTTGCTGTAAAAGTAGCCCCCCAGGCCGGTTACAAAAATGAAGATACCTATGTTGGTCATGCCAAGGCTGTTGCTGATAGCAACACCCAGTGAAGCACCGATAGCCAGGGCACCGTAGCTGGCTATACCATTAAAAGAAATAGCCCGGCTGGTGTGTTTATCACCTACCGTTAAAATGGCCCAGTTAATAGGGCTGGCGCCAATAAGGCCTTCGCCAAAACCTGTTACTAACCGGGTAATTACCAGTAAAGACAAACTTAACGTGGGAATGTGTTTTACCATAATGGCTGCTATTAACACAAGGCCGCTTACGGTAAAGCCTGCCATGCCCAGCATTACAGCAGGTTTAGGCCCTTTTTTATCTACCAGGTTACCGGCATATCCGCGCATGAGAAAGGTGGTTACATATTGTATGCTTATTACTGCGCCCGCTATCATGGCATTAAAGCCTAATTGCTGGTGAATGAACACGGGTAACACCGCTAGCGCCAGACCGATAGTGAAATAGCCGATAAAAGTGAGGGCTGCAAAGGATGCTAATGTAAAACGTAACTGGATTGGATTTTCTTCTGCACTGATTCCTGCCTCCATAAAACTTCAATTAATCTCTTAACATAATCAAGGGTAGTACAAAGGTACTTAGTAAGTGGAATTGTATGTATATTTAATGTGTTTGCCACCAATTGAAAATGTTAATGCCATGACGAATGCTGTAACTGCTAAGAAGAAATTTGCACAATTAGCCACCAACCGGTTCAAATTTTCACTATACCTGTTAAGTAAGCTGCCTGCAGCCTTTTTTTCAGGGGTAAGCGTTATTTCGTTGCATGATAACACCTGTAGTGTAAAAGTGCCTTATAAGTGGTTTTCGCAAAACCCTTTTCGCAGCACTTATTTTGCCTGCCTGGCCATGGCTGCAGAGTTAAGCACTGGTATGCTGGCTATGTTGCAGGTAAAAGGAGTGGAGCAACCTGTTTCTATGCTGGTGCTGGAAATGAAAGCGGCCTTTCATAAAAAAGCGACGGGAAATACAGTGTTTACCTGCCTGGATGGTGAATTACTTGCAGAGATGGTGAATAAAGCGGTAACAACACAGCAACCACAAACCTGTATAGTAACCTCGGTAGGGTTAAACGATAAAGGAGAGGAGGTTGCTGTATTTACTATTACCTGGACATTTAAAGCCAAAGCTTAATTACTACTATTGCTGAAGCAATATGCTATGAAAATGATAATGCCTATAGCAGCTAACACTGCCAGCGCTATTTTGGCAGCACTGTAAGGGCGCTCGCCCACTACTTCGCCTGTGCTGGCATTTACAGTAAAATGATACAGTTTATTGTTGTATTTATAAGCGCTGATCCATACCGGTAATAACAGGTATTTGAGTGCCAGATTTTCGTACAATGCCTGGTAACTGCCTATGCGTTGCTCATCACCGCCAATATCATGTTCTATGGTGTTTCTGATAACACCATCCATTCTTCTTTTGGCTTCTGTTAAACCATTTTCGGCGGTAACCTGGTATAGCTCAGAGCGAAAACCACTCACATATTGTTCGTTGTAACGAACGAGCTGGTTCATGTGCCAGGGCTCCAGCCTGTTAGATACTTTGGGCGGTAGTGACTGGCTTGCTGCTACAATAATATCAGTAAACTGGTTATATACTGTGCCGCTTACATAATGCCAACGGGTGTGTCGTACCTGGCGGGTGCGTGTTTCCGTTTTTCCGTTCACAGTTTCGGTATACGTTTCTGTGGTATAGTAATAATCGCCCCGCTCGCCATCGTAGTCGGTAGTTGTGTCCGCATCGTAGCTCCAGTGTGGCAGGTACATTCCTTTAAACTTACTACTCTCATTGGTGGCCATTTTGGCCAGATCGTTCGGGGCAAACCATAGTTTGGTTAACCAAGTTCGAAAAGCCTTGACAGCATCGGTTTGTGTTACCTGGAAGGGGAGCACGTAGTGTGGGCTAACAATTTGCTGGTTAGCTGCTTCATTGAGCACCAGGGGACTTGCGCAGAAGGTACAATTCTCAGAGTTTACCTCTGGTGGCAAAGTGGTAGCGGCGCCGCAGTTTTTACAGCTGACCACTCGTTCTACGTGCGCATTGTTGTTGTTGCGTACGCTTTCAATAAACGCTTCATAATCGTACGATACTATAGTCAAAGCGCCTGTGTCGTACGGAATATCGTTGGTGGCGCCGCAATAGGTACATTTCAGCTGGTGGGTGCCAGGTGCAAAATGTAATGTGGCGCCACAGCTCTCGCATTGCAGCGAGGTATTGAGGGTAGCAGGTTGTTCGGCCTGTGGCATGTGTACTATTAAATTTTAAACAGCTGGTAAAGGTGGTGGAACGTTGTTGAATAAGGCTGCCAGTTCGGGAATAGTATTGGCAGGTGCCCAGCTGGCCATGCCTTTTTTCCAGAACTGTGTTTGCTGGTTAACAGTACCTGCTGCTATCAGTTGGTTTAATTGTTCCATGGTATATGGGCCTGCCTGCTGGCCATTGATGGCGGCAAAAAATGGTACAGCCTGTGGAATAGGAGGCGGACCATCATTACCCTGAAACTGGTTTTGCTGGAATACATTGCCTAACTGCCCACCTATAGCCATACCTACACCTGCGCCCAGTCCCGCACCGGCTAAACCACCACCGTTAGGGTTGGTAGCTGCCTGCTCCATGGCATTGGCTGCCTGAAACTGTGCATAAGCACCCAGGTTACCTACAATGCCCATGCTGCTGCGTTTATCCAATGCAGCTTCTACCTCAGGAGGTAAAGAAATGTTTTCAATTAAAAACTTGGTTAACTCAAGCCCCAGCTCGGTAAACTCAGGTTTTATTTTATCGGTAATCAGTGCAGATACTTCATCGTAATTCGCGGCCAGGTCCAGCACCGGAATTTTAGCTTGTGCAATAGCATCTATGCCACGGGTAATGGCCAGGTTGCGTAATTGCTCGTTAATGCCATCTACCGAAAATTCAGGGTTGGTGGCTGCAATCTCTTTTAAAAAGATTTCGGCGCTTTGCACACGAAAAGCAAAAGAGCCAAATGCACGCAAACGTACCGGGCCAAACTCTGCATCGCGCAGCATTACCGGATTGCGGGTGCCCCATTTCTGGTTGGTAAACTGCCGGGTGCTTACAAAAAACACATCCGCTTTGTAGGGACTATCAAAACCATATTTCCATCCTTTCAGCGTAGAAAGAATAGGCAGGTTTTGGGTGGTAAGCGTGTACATGCCGGGTTTAAAAACATCTGCAATCACCCCTTCGTTCATAAATACAGCCAGCTGCGATTCGCGCACAGTAAGCTTTGCATTCATTTTAATTTCATTCTGGTAGCGCGGAAACTTCCATACGATAGTGTCGTTGGTGTTATCCACCCACTCAATAATGTCAATAAACTCGTTCCTGATTTTGTCAAAAAGTCCCATATATCAGT encodes the following:
- a CDS encoding TetR/AcrR family transcriptional regulator; protein product: MARSKAFDENEVLDKAVNLFWSKGYNGTSAQDLVDSLGLSRSSLYDTFSDKRTLFIKALQHYRTKMGGAALQMIKQSDNPAQTIKELFKMVINDSCNPEIPKGCFIINSMVELAPSDPEVAAIVNGNAQDMEDAFYQAVKKGQESGQFSTKSNPRAVARLLFNTLSGMRVAARSGMDKKSLDDIVKSQLTLLS
- a CDS encoding SDR family oxidoreductase — encoded protein: MNTLNNKVAVVTGGTSGIGLATAKEFLVQGAQVVITGRSKQSVEAIAAEIGATGIATDQSNPGDIDNLATQLQKSFGKVDILFLNAGVAEFSSVATATEEHFDKVVNANVKGVYFTVQKLLPLLSDGGSVIFNTSVNASIGMPDSSVYSLSKGAILSFNRVLATELAPRKIRVNAVSPGPVATPLYNKLGLTQEQVSGFSEALGQKLLLQRFGQAEEIAKTVRFLASDDAAFITGTELIADGGLTVLH
- a CDS encoding fatty acid desaturase — translated: MFYHLEHHLFPAVPTIKLPELAKRIDEALPELEKKQTF
- a CDS encoding MFS transporter, producing the protein MEAGISAEENPIQLRFTLASFAALTFIGYFTIGLALAVLPVFIHQQLGFNAMIAGAVISIQYVTTFLMRGYAGNLVDKKGPKPAVMLGMAGFTVSGLVLIAAIMVKHIPTLSLSLLVITRLVTGFGEGLIGASPINWAILTVGDKHTSRAISFNGIASYGALAIGASLGVAISNSLGMTNIGIFIFVTGLGGYFYSKSKKPLQGNTDAPREAFLQVLKKVSVYGICLALGGVGFGTISTFITLYYAYLNWTNAVLCLSVFSTLFILARVVFGSTIDKYGGMRIALACLSLETVGLLLIWLASTPFAALAGAGITGLGFSLVFPALGVEAVKRVPPANKGAALGGYGLFIDISLGITGPMIGAVASHWGMQYIFPFSMGVVFTGLLLAIFVYNQRHRSIV
- a CDS encoding DUF4442 domain-containing protein, whose translation is MTNAVTAKKKFAQLATNRFKFSLYLLSKLPAAFFSGVSVISLHDNTCSVKVPYKWFSQNPFRSTYFACLAMAAELSTGMLAMLQVKGVEQPVSMLVLEMKAAFHKKATGNTVFTCLDGELLAEMVNKAVTTQQPQTCIVTSVGLNDKGEEVAVFTITWTFKAKA
- a CDS encoding zinc finger domain-containing protein; amino-acid sequence: MPQAEQPATLNTSLQCESCGATLHFAPGTHQLKCTYCGATNDIPYDTGALTIVSYDYEAFIESVRNNNNAHVERVVSCKNCGAATTLPPEVNSENCTFCASPLVLNEAANQQIVSPHYVLPFQVTQTDAVKAFRTWLTKLWFAPNDLAKMATNESSKFKGMYLPHWSYDADTTTDYDGERGDYYYTTETYTETVNGKTETRTRQVRHTRWHYVSGTVYNQFTDIIVAASQSLPPKVSNRLEPWHMNQLVRYNEQYVSGFRSELYQVTAENGLTEAKRRMDGVIRNTIEHDIGGDEQRIGSYQALYENLALKYLLLPVWISAYKYNNKLYHFTVNASTGEVVGERPYSAAKIALAVLAAIGIIIFIAYCFSNSSN
- a CDS encoding SPFH domain-containing protein; the encoded protein is MGLFDKIRNEFIDIIEWVDNTNDTIVWKFPRYQNEIKMNAKLTVRESQLAVFMNEGVIADVFKPGMYTLTTQNLPILSTLKGWKYGFDSPYKADVFFVSTRQFTNQKWGTRNPVMLRDAEFGPVRLRAFGSFAFRVQSAEIFLKEIAATNPEFSVDGINEQLRNLAITRGIDAIAQAKIPVLDLAANYDEVSALITDKIKPEFTELGLELTKFLIENISLPPEVEAALDKRSSMGIVGNLGAYAQFQAANAMEQAATNPNGGGLAGAGLGAGVGMAIGGQLGNVFQQNQFQGNDGPPPIPQAVPFFAAINGQQAGPYTMEQLNQLIAAGTVNQQTQFWKKGMASWAPANTIPELAALFNNVPPPLPAV